In Salinibaculum sp. SYNS191, the genomic window ACTGCGACACCGTCTGTGACGGCAACTCCGACTGCGACACCGACACCAACCGTGACCGCAACGGAGACGGCGACGGCACAACCGGAACCGCAGATAGACCCCGAAGTGCGACGGCGGTACGAGCGACTGAATCAGCGTGTCGACGAAAAGACAGTCTCGTTGCTCGATAGCGGCGTCTACAACGAGACGACCGTAGGGTACGCCATCGAACAGGATACGAACGAGACGCGCCGGCAGCTGTTCCGCGGCGAGGCCATGCCCGTTCCCCAGGCTGCCGCCCTCGAAATGGCGAACATGGAGCACCCCCCGGAGCACGCGCGAATCGGTATCTTCGATGAGGATACCGAACTGATCTGGATGAATACCTTCACCGTAGAGACCGCGCGGGCGTATGCCAACCGTTCGATAACGCCCGACGAATTCCGGGAACGGCTCGAACGCAATGCGGCCGTGTCCGAGCGCTTGCAGAACGGGAGTGCGAGTCGAGACACGCTATTGGTCTGGGAAACCGGTGACAGGGCTCGCATCAGCTACATTCATGGCATCATCGAAGCTGCCAGAAACTCCAAGCTGGGTGAAAAAATGAATATTACTGATGCCGGTCTTCACAACGAGAGCTACGATCTCGAAGAATACGACATCTCTGTGGAGGAGAACACATCGATCTACATCACACTTCAGTTCCCTCGTGACGGGGGGAACGAGAGTTTTGAGTACGGTTGGTTTGATGAAGATTTGAGGGCAGCTGCATCAGGAGTTCTCTACGACATATGGGCTCATGTTTCTACATACAGCCCATATGGAAACCGGCCAGGTTCGCTCCAAATCCGGTATATTGATCCAAACGGGACCTTATATGCTACTGATGTTATCCCATATGAGGTTGGTTATTCTTACGAAGTTGGGGACCTGACTAATGTCGGATTTATCAGAGCTATAGCGCCTCTCTCGGAAAATTTCAATGGTGGGCCTGAGCGAGAGGTTGAAGACTAGATATTCAACAGCATATTGTAACATATCGAATTTTGATAATTACATGATGTGCTCAGCCGACAAGTAATGAGGTACTATCTTGTGATCCTGTACCGCCTGATAAATTCACACTTCCATCACCAGTATCTGGGGTGGTTTCCTCAGACTGTTCTGTCTCAATTGCAGGTTGTGGATCAATATCTACATTATACCATGAACTACTGGAGTCAGAGTTACTGTCGGAAGACTTAGTTGTATCATCATTATTTCCACTTATGAGTGAAGGGGAGTCGCTGGAACCGGAAGGAGAATATTGAGAGGAGGCAGAATGCTCTGAATCTGAGTCTTCTGACTCAGAGCTATCCGAACCCGAATCACTCCGAGTACCCGAAGCAGACGATCCTGAATTGTCTACGTTAGTACTACTCGTGGTTTTTGGTGGCGATCCTATTCTAGAAATTTCATCCACATCTGGAGAATTGTCTACAGGATCACTATTGGTTTTGAGATCAACCGATCGTGAACTGTCAACCAAATCTGAACCGGAATGGCTATTACGCGGAGATCCTGTCATGTCCTGCTCAGTAATCATATCTGTTGTTCCAACACGGACACCAGGACTATGAACATCACCATTGTCCTCAAAATTTTCAGCAATCTCACCGGATATTCTGTACTTGGTCAATCCACCAGAATCTTCGATTAGATTAACATTATTGCTTGAACGATACATACGTCGTAAGGTCGCTCGTTTCACACCGTACCCGCTCGGGTCGGTGCCCATCGTATCGGTATACGAGTCCCGGGGAGAGACTTTGTTCGAGGCGACGTCGTCGTCGCCACGGAAGCGAAACGTGTAGGTGTACCTGTTCGTGCCGGTGACGTGGTTCCGGACGATCTCC contains:
- a CDS encoding PKD domain-containing protein codes for the protein MVVVVAGLCLGAGVVSANQPPLADAGLDQEVQQGATVYLDAGGSTDPDGTIDAYRWQIVAPDGTTRSPACPSCERTHFLANQSGEYNVTVTVTDDGGAARSDTLVVDVAQADPPSVTLTGPSSVTADGSHTYRAAVSSGGVALSTLTWERNGTTLGRTDLDTREATRARTLSFDTHGSPTLSVAVSDVAGRTAEDSVSVDVASLAPSNDGSTGNGVSATGGSLPSDGHGYFEEIVRNHVTGTNRYTYTFRFRGDDDVASNKVSPRDSYTDTMGTDPSGYGVKRATLRRMYRSSNNVNLIEDSGGLTKYRISGEIAENFEDNGDVHSPGVRVGTTDMITEQDMTGSPRNSHSGSDLVDSSRSVDLKTNSDPVDNSPDVDEISRIGSPPKTTSSTNVDNSGSSASGTRSDSGSDSSESEDSDSEHSASSQYSPSGSSDSPSLISGNNDDTTKSSDSNSDSSSSWYNVDIDPQPAIETEQSEETTPDTGDGSVNLSGGTGSQDSTSLLVG